The following coding sequences lie in one Apium graveolens cultivar Ventura chromosome 1, ASM990537v1, whole genome shotgun sequence genomic window:
- the LOC141713189 gene encoding uncharacterized protein LOC141713189: MNAIGWNCRGVGSSRIVRVLKELVKAHKPDLLFLSETKVDSNKVATLAPKLGFLNFYSVDKHGQGGGLEVFWNNKINCTIFSDSQNHVDIRIQERNGVDWRLTYFYGFPERERRQASWDFIRHLASVDKKGNHDHPNYLREGFRKAVEDSFLTEVDLKGGSFTWEKSKGTTRWVRERLDRYFANENWWNKFPLCTLTIFHTILSDHDPIKLQLMNTSIHKKQFRFRFENMWLKEPNFHSEVSNLWQQLPSLHLLPKLVELSKHMAQWGTDFFHKFREKLAKQKKVVDDLKDREDDGGIQMYFEEKDKLDEILKHEEAYWQQRAKKFWLKDADTNSKKFHAAASNRKKLNHISSLKSEDGEVVTSHEGKCKLLKEYFSHVFKESNRGELSMHPDKASGPDGLNPAFFQQFWKMVGMEVFRCCCDWLKDGAITEGVNDTTLVLIPKKDKVEDRRDLRPIALCHVLYKIVAKRKNGGQDGEVALKLDISKAYDRVNWDYLRYRMQSMSFSGKWIKWKSAIFSSSNVRRDKQEAIKNEIGVYKDIGKSKYLGLPSLVYRSKKKVFNYLKEKIIQKIESWDSKLLSRAGKLVLLKNVVQSIPAYAMSCFLMPKSLCQEIHRVMNSFWWQSKAAIRKGIRWLGWNKMCTSKNDGGLGFRDIFGFNIALLSKQYWKLIHEPLSLLARMLKAKYYLNTSFLQADRKGGASYTWSGIWEAKEEMKKGLRWVVGDGKSIRVVHDRWLRTKNDYCFNINEVRGDASFLKVCDLFRKNKKEWDLSKLNSYFSSEDVEAILKIRIPQSFAKECWLKLGINVDSWDIEISREWLLQKLATGCKEETLKIVTVLWGV, encoded by the exons ATGAATGCCATAGGATGGAACTGTCGAGGTGTGGGCTCATCTCGTATAGTTCGTGTGTTGAAGGAGCTGGTAAAAGCTCATAAGCCCGACTTACTTTTCTTGTCTGAGACTAAAGTTGATAGTAATAAGGTTGCAACTCTTGCACCAAAACTTGGTTTTTTGAATTTTTACTCAGTAGATAAACATGGTCAGGGAGGTGGTTTAGAAGTTTTTTGGAACAATAAGATAAATTGTACTATCTTTAGTGATTCTCAAAATCATGTAGACATTAGAATTCAAGAAAGGAATGGAGTGGACTGGAGACTAACCTATTTTTACGGTTTCCCTGAGCGTGAAAGGAGACAAGCTTCTTGGGATTTTATTCGACATCTAGCCTCAGT TGATAAGAAAGGGAATCATGATCATCCAAATTATCTCCGGGAGGGATTTCGTAAAGCTGTGGAAGATAGTTTTTTGACAGAGGTGGATCTGAAGGGGGGTTCTTTCACATGGGAAAAAAGCAAAGGTACCACTAGATGGGTTCGAGAAAGGTTAGATAGATATTTTGCTAATGAGAACTGGTGGAATAAATTTCCTCTTTGTACTCTCACGATTTTCCATACCATTTTGTCGGATCATGATCCAATAAAGCTTCAGCTCATGAATACATCTATTCATAAAAAACAATTTCGATTCCGTTTCGaaaatatgtggttaaaggaGCCTAACTTCCATTCCGAAGTCTCGAATTTATGGCAGCAGTTACCATCTCTGCATCTCCTTCCTAAACTAGTAGAGCTTTCTAAGCACATGGCTCAATGGGGAACAGACTTTTTTCATAAGTTCAGAGAGAAATTAGCAAAGCAGAAAAAGGTAGTCGATGATTTGAAGGATAGAGAAGATGACGGTGGCATTCAAATGTACTTTGAAGAAAAAGATAAACTGGATGAAATTTTAAAACATGAGGAAGCTTATTGGCAACAGAGGGCTAAGAAATTTTGGTTGAAGGACGCTGATACCAACTCAAAAAAATTTCATGCAGCTGCTTCGAATAGAAAGAAGTTGAACCATATCTCAAGCCTCAAATCAGAAGATGGGGAGGTGGTAACAAGTCACGAAGGGAAGTGTAAACTTCTAAAAGAATATTTCAGTCATGTGTTCAAGGAGTCGAATAGAGGCGAATTG AGTATGCATCCTGATAAAGCTAGTGGCCCTGACGGGCTCAACCCGGCCTTCTTTCAACAGTTTTGGAAGATGGTAGGTATGGAGGTGTTTCGTTGTTGCTGTGATTGGTTGAAGGACGGCGCAATCACTGAGGGAGTTAATGATACAACACTGGTGCTAATTCCGAAGAAGGACAAGGTAGAAGATCGAAGAGATCTTAGACCAATAGCACTATGTCACGTGCTCTACAAAATAGTAGCTAAG AGAAAGAATGGGGGTCAAGATGGGGAGGTGGCTTTAAAACTCGATATAAGCAAGGCTTATGATCGAGTAAACTGGGATTATCTTCGATATAGAATGCAAAGCATGAGCTTCTCAGGAAAATGGATAAAATGG AAATCAGCGATTTTTTCCAGCTCAAATGTTAGAAGAGACAAGCAGGAAGCAATAAAGAATGAAATCGGGGTGTATAAGGATATAGGGAAAAGTAAATATCTTGGCCTTCCGTCGTTGGTTTATAGGTCTAAAAAGAAGGTTTTTAACTACCTTAAAGAGAAGATTATACAGAAGATTGAAAGCTGGGATTCGAAACTTCTCTCTCGGGCTGGAAAGTTAGTGTTGCTGAAAAATGTCGTGCAATCGATCCCTGCATATGCAATGTCTTGTTTTTTGATGCCGAAATCTTTATGTCAAGAGATCCATAGGGTGATGAACTCATTTTGGTGGCAATCTAAGGCTGCAATTAGAAAGGGTATTCGCTGGCTTGGATGGAATAAAATGTGCACGTCGAAGAACGATGGGGGATTGGGTTTCAGAGATATTTTTGGCTTTAATATTGCTCTTTTGAGTAAACAATATTGGAAGCTAATTCATGAACCTCTGTCACTTTTGGCTAGAATGTTAAAAGCTAAGTATTATCTGAATACAAGTTTTCTGCAAGCAGATAGGAAAGGTGGAGCAAGCTACACTTGGTCTGGAATATGGGAGGCTAAGGAGGAGATGAAAAAGGGTTTGAGATGGGTTGTGGGGGATGGAAAGTCGATCAGAGTTGTGCATGATCGTTGGCTTCGTACAAAAAATGATTATTGTTTTAACATAAATGAAGTCAGAGGGGATGCAAGTTTTCTAAAAGTCTGTGATCTTTTTCGAAAGAACAAGAAAGAGTGGGATTTGAGTAAACTGAATTCCTACTTTAGCAGTGAAGATGTCGAAGCAATTTTGAAGATCAGAATTCCACAAAG TTTTGCAAAGGAATGTTGGCTGAAGCTGGGTATCAATGTAGACAGCTGGGATATCGAGATTAGCCGTGAATGGCTTCTACAAAAGCTGGCTACTGGCTGTAAGGAGGAGACTCTCAAAATTGTGACTGTCTTGTGGGGTGTGTAG